A region of Halalkaliarchaeum desulfuricum DNA encodes the following proteins:
- a CDS encoding outer membrane protein assembly factor BamB family protein: MPSMRRRAVLSSAAAISIGLAGCTTARERVGDLLREPPERVVDPDWSPEPGTWAGRGYDGTNSRHNPYASPPQQVPERKWSYNLDDWTRSLVVADGTVFASTDTEVVALDAEDGTVRWRNEVHDTRGLRYVDGRLYELRPSQDNKSGELWARSLDGEEIWHTDLDGSGSLRLVHEQAGYVYVGGIGTYWTLHADTGEVVRKRDSRLDIVVSDDETLYAARGGLLTEYEATGRTLKEGWQAQISRSGDIMLRDRYIYHAKRSANTWGAGTEDPELTITHYDRNGVESGTFTVPYYGVHLASDDAGIVTGATTRHYEDGLIDAAILALTPDGDLRWDYELPSGITNPIVADETVYTCTGEIEQSMTALALDNESGERRWSWSWDGERREHGDIIKMAAAGETLYVGDGTSVIALRE; the protein is encoded by the coding sequence ATGCCCTCCATGCGACGTCGTGCGGTTTTGTCGAGTGCAGCCGCTATCTCAATTGGCCTCGCTGGATGCACCACGGCACGGGAGCGTGTTGGTGATCTACTCCGCGAACCGCCAGAGAGAGTCGTCGATCCGGACTGGAGTCCGGAACCCGGAACATGGGCAGGACGGGGATATGACGGGACAAATAGCCGTCACAACCCATATGCGAGTCCACCCCAACAAGTACCGGAACGCAAATGGAGCTACAACCTCGACGACTGGACACGGTCGCTGGTAGTCGCGGATGGAACCGTCTTCGCCAGCACTGACACCGAGGTGGTTGCCCTCGATGCAGAGGATGGAACTGTCCGTTGGCGCAACGAGGTACACGATACCCGTGGACTCCGGTATGTCGACGGCCGACTCTACGAACTACGGCCGTCCCAGGACAACAAAAGCGGTGAACTGTGGGCCAGATCGCTCGATGGCGAAGAGATTTGGCATACTGACCTCGACGGTTCCGGGTCGCTTCGATTGGTCCACGAGCAAGCCGGATACGTGTATGTCGGTGGGATTGGGACGTACTGGACGCTCCACGCCGATACAGGCGAGGTGGTCCGCAAACGCGATTCACGCCTGGATATCGTTGTTTCGGACGACGAAACACTGTACGCTGCCCGCGGCGGGTTACTCACCGAGTATGAAGCCACCGGTCGAACCCTCAAAGAGGGGTGGCAGGCGCAAATCTCTCGGAGTGGAGACATCATGTTGCGGGACCGATATATCTACCATGCCAAACGGTCTGCGAATACCTGGGGCGCTGGGACAGAGGATCCGGAGCTTACCATCACCCACTACGATCGTAATGGAGTCGAGTCGGGTACGTTCACGGTTCCGTACTATGGGGTCCACCTCGCATCCGACGATGCCGGTATCGTGACGGGGGCGACAACCAGACACTACGAGGATGGACTCATCGATGCAGCGATCCTCGCGTTGACCCCCGATGGCGATCTGCGCTGGGACTACGAGTTGCCGAGTGGTATCACAAACCCCATCGTCGCGGACGAAACCGTGTATACTTGCACCGGCGAGATCGAGCAGTCGATGACAGCTCTCGCGTTAGATAATGAGAGTGGCGAGCGCCGCTGGAGCTGGTCTTGGGATGGTGAGCGCCGCGAGCACGGGGACATTATTAAGATGGCTGCAGCAGGCGAGACGCTCTATGTCGGTGATGGTACCAGTGTGATCGCATTGCGTGAATAA
- a CDS encoding ISH3 family transposase → MFKIPEPDGYLSASDVKDVAEEVITPLPLPGVEGSPLDPGDIWLVVILACVNETSIWETCKDTDGTPCDDTTFTWLHTLNREWLEVVANLLLKRLAMTILDRSGSRIVSIDFIDNPYHGDHYVDEGELCSMAPKDGTTTCHRYCTAYVVSNEKPVTLAMTYVRNDEDEADAVERVLARVENYPFEIDLLLADSGFYNERVIRRSREIAATVVHVPKKGERMKDKLDVHKSYMTTYRMYKDSERELRFPLAVAVSYQNGNRGKHGEVVRGYVACGVTDRSAKQVERLYRKRSGIETSYRLLRQARGITTTRDPVVRFAIMLVAALLENLWLVLRWAVVARPRRGGRDLPEEFTFKTFCDWIRHELEEELRRRWRLKMNGVGVPASQAVAAG, encoded by the coding sequence GTGTTCAAGATCCCCGAACCAGACGGTTATCTTTCGGCATCGGACGTCAAAGATGTAGCGGAAGAAGTCATCACTCCACTCCCGTTGCCGGGTGTCGAGGGGAGCCCCCTCGACCCCGGCGACATCTGGCTCGTCGTCATATTAGCCTGCGTCAACGAGACCTCGATCTGGGAAACCTGCAAAGACACCGACGGAACGCCATGTGACGACACCACCTTCACGTGGCTCCACACCCTCAACCGTGAGTGGCTCGAAGTCGTCGCTAACCTCCTGCTTAAACGCCTTGCTATGACGATTCTCGACCGGTCTGGGTCGAGAATCGTCTCCATCGACTTCATCGACAATCCCTACCACGGTGATCACTACGTCGATGAAGGTGAACTCTGCTCGATGGCTCCGAAAGATGGCACGACTACGTGCCATCGGTACTGTACGGCATACGTTGTCTCAAACGAAAAGCCGGTGACTCTGGCGATGACGTACGTCCGCAACGACGAAGACGAGGCCGACGCGGTCGAGCGCGTGCTCGCCCGCGTCGAGAACTATCCGTTCGAGATCGATCTTTTGCTTGCCGACAGCGGCTTCTACAACGAGCGCGTCATCCGCCGGTCTCGTGAGATCGCTGCAACGGTCGTTCACGTCCCCAAGAAGGGTGAGCGGATGAAGGACAAACTCGACGTCCACAAGTCGTACATGACGACCTACCGCATGTACAAGGACAGCGAGCGGGAACTGCGCTTCCCGCTCGCGGTCGCTGTTTCCTACCAGAACGGTAATCGGGGCAAGCACGGCGAGGTTGTCCGAGGCTACGTGGCTTGCGGCGTGACTGATCGATCAGCAAAGCAGGTCGAACGCCTCTACAGAAAGCGATCAGGCATCGAAACGAGCTACCGACTGCTTCGGCAAGCACGAGGGATCACGACGACACGTGATCCCGTCGTGCGGTTTGCGATCATGCTCGTTGCAGCGCTGCTGGAGAATCTGTGGTTGGTGCTGCGATGGGCGGTCGTCGCCCGCCCGCGGCGGGGCGGGCGCGACCTGCCCGAGGAGTTCACGTTCAAGACGTTCTGCGACTGGATTCGACACGAACTGGAAGAGGAGTTACGGCGTCGGTGGAGACTCAAGATGAATGGAGTTGGTGTGCCGGCGTCACAGGCTGTGGCCGCGGGCTGA
- a CDS encoding NUDIX hydrolase, giving the protein MMDEHAYVVNVDGVVVQDEEYLLIERSEDEEHAAGMLAFPGGKVEERPDSEDVITETARRELSEEVGIEIDDVEYVLSSTFEADDGTQCLNILTLCDYDSGEPYAREPEEVADVHWLTVEEIRQRDPPEFFLRYIDKLSRSHQKSHDPVQ; this is encoded by the coding sequence ATGATGGACGAGCACGCTTATGTGGTGAATGTTGATGGGGTCGTCGTTCAGGACGAAGAATATCTTCTCATTGAACGGTCGGAGGATGAGGAACATGCAGCCGGTATGTTAGCGTTCCCTGGAGGGAAGGTCGAGGAGCGTCCAGATAGTGAAGACGTCATTACGGAGACTGCAAGGAGAGAACTGTCCGAAGAGGTCGGGATTGAAATCGACGACGTTGAATACGTCCTGAGTAGCACGTTTGAGGCAGATGATGGAACCCAGTGTCTCAACATTCTCACGCTGTGTGACTATGACTCCGGTGAACCATATGCCCGTGAACCAGAGGAAGTTGCGGACGTTCACTGGCTAACAGTCGAGGAGATTAGACAGCGTGACCCCCCAGAGTTCTTTCTGCGATACATCGACAAACTCAGTCGATCACATCAGAAGAGTCACGATCCTGTCCAGTAG
- a CDS encoding CPBP family intramembrane glutamic endopeptidase, whose translation MQVPSDSKNLINQTRTSTLIGILLALFGFLLTHVWELVTGLTVGSVGVAVLKWMLVAGIVLIVLVFEQESLASIGVTRPDRWDVVTGIMIFVLGVLSIGILTPIVDSLGFSTAPFGGDQTGGVDRTATALLVGLLIGVTAGITEEILYRGYALERLETLTGSTWIAATVTAFLFVVVHFGGHSFGALLIITPLTVFLTIGYVWRRNIFVPMIGHVILNGLWQSVTLLMLVFGSL comes from the coding sequence ATGCAAGTTCCGAGTGATTCGAAGAACTTGATAAACCAGACCCGAACCAGTACGCTCATCGGAATACTCCTCGCCTTGTTTGGCTTCCTGTTGACCCACGTCTGGGAACTCGTGACAGGCCTCACAGTCGGTTCAGTTGGTGTTGCAGTCCTCAAATGGATGCTCGTCGCGGGGATCGTTCTGATCGTACTCGTGTTCGAACAGGAATCGTTGGCCTCAATTGGGGTCACCAGACCAGATCGTTGGGACGTTGTGACTGGGATCATGATCTTTGTCTTGGGAGTGCTTTCGATCGGGATCCTCACTCCGATAGTCGATTCGCTCGGGTTCAGCACAGCACCGTTTGGCGGTGACCAGACCGGTGGAGTGGATCGGACAGCAACCGCGCTTCTCGTCGGGCTCTTAATCGGGGTGACAGCGGGGATAACCGAAGAAATCCTGTATCGAGGCTACGCACTCGAACGGCTGGAAACACTGACTGGATCAACCTGGATCGCCGCAACCGTCACTGCATTTTTGTTCGTCGTGGTTCACTTTGGAGGGCATTCGTTCGGGGCACTTCTCATCATTACACCTCTTACGGTGTTTTTGACGATTGGATACGTCTGGCGACGCAACATTTTCGTCCCGATGATCGGTCACGTGATACTCAACGGTCTCTGGCAGTCCGTTACTCTCCTCATGCTGGTCTTCGGGTCACTTTGA
- a CDS encoding ISH3 family transposase, which yields MQPKQADNEIEEEHLLNFVVNSLDEELSLELGENVEVTTEKLYEVLAGASAGGTSINHVCETTDDSPHANTVRGHLTDQFELDSVEAVGDMLLQRDALETLPDRPVEVVADLHLDPYYGDEDETEALYFSQAKRGTTAFHAYATLYARVRNKRYTLAVRQLVAGETTSDVLAEFLELLDGLDLAVKAVYLDRGFYNSSCLELLYAHNYAYAMPIVKWGETIQEELSKGWSREIEHDLAGKVTFPVFIDCVYQRGRYDEHGVARHGYAADAPFIETPRDAREHYSKRFGIESSYRLAKQSLAFTSSQDAGLRLVMFVVSLLLQNSWRYLHWRYVAAPRRGGRRLWRWPFTEFCEMVLRAAWTALGVRRAVPANQPLDDRFFR from the coding sequence GTGCAACCCAAGCAAGCAGACAACGAGATAGAGGAAGAGCACCTGCTTAATTTTGTCGTCAACAGTCTCGACGAAGAACTTTCGTTGGAGCTCGGAGAGAACGTTGAGGTCACTACTGAGAAGCTGTATGAGGTCCTCGCCGGCGCCAGCGCCGGCGGGACCTCGATCAATCACGTCTGCGAAACAACCGACGACTCACCACACGCCAACACCGTCCGTGGACATCTCACCGATCAGTTTGAGTTGGATTCCGTTGAGGCGGTTGGAGACATGCTCTTACAACGAGATGCGCTTGAGACACTGCCGGATCGACCGGTGGAGGTCGTCGCCGACCTCCACCTCGATCCCTACTACGGCGACGAAGACGAGACAGAGGCACTGTACTTCTCGCAGGCAAAACGAGGAACCACAGCGTTTCACGCTTATGCCACGCTCTACGCGCGGGTGCGCAACAAACGCTACACACTGGCGGTTCGCCAACTGGTCGCTGGCGAAACCACCAGCGATGTCCTCGCCGAGTTTCTTGAACTCCTCGACGGCCTTGACCTCGCCGTCAAGGCCGTCTACCTCGATCGCGGATTCTACAACAGCAGCTGTCTCGAGCTGCTGTACGCGCACAACTACGCCTACGCGATGCCGATCGTCAAGTGGGGTGAGACGATTCAAGAGGAACTCAGCAAAGGCTGGAGCCGCGAGATCGAACACGATCTCGCCGGCAAGGTAACGTTCCCTGTGTTCATCGACTGCGTCTACCAACGAGGGCGGTACGACGAGCACGGGGTGGCGCGTCACGGCTATGCCGCTGACGCGCCGTTTATCGAGACGCCACGAGATGCCCGAGAGCACTACAGCAAGCGCTTCGGCATCGAATCAAGCTACCGATTAGCCAAGCAGAGCCTCGCTTTCACTAGTTCTCAGGACGCTGGGCTGCGGCTGGTGATGTTTGTAGTGAGTCTGCTGCTTCAGAACAGCTGGCGCTATCTCCACTGGAGGTACGTGGCGGCGCCCCGCCGAGGGGGGCGCCGCCTCTGGAGATGGCCATTCACGGAGTTCTGTGAGATGGTGCTCCGAGCAGCTTGGACAGCCCTTGGCGTCCGCAGGGCTGTCCCAGCGAATCAACCACTCGACGACCGGTTCTTCCGGTAG
- a CDS encoding IS4 family transposase translates to MDISGQVQTEFQYADFGDARLTDRLVQIGDELGSAPAESIPIACEDLASTKATYRFCDNESVNSAKIIASHRQAQLSRIKEMDQLLVVSDTTELIFPRHPSKEGLGDIGTSEMDLEGVKLHSTIGIDPQTHNMTGVIDQQALIEDRQAVTTHDANGKDEPILLETRHEKWIRGDRRARTWLPTDVRPIFIHDRGADDFSLYAEIIEEMDNAGFVVRAQYNRWIRTPAGEDDKLFDWSGDLPEEGRTTLDIQQAGGRKARTAELSIALGTCQLPSTQAAPAGADPLSVNVVRVDEIGKSEDPIQWVLLTTESVGTLEEALTILEYYGLRWRIEEWHKALKTGCRIEERQLQTWERMDVLLGVYSVIAWKVLELRNLARGNPSADPEVLLSDAERAVLEAKHPELRGESGKAYAVSVAKLGGYLDRNSDPPPGWQAMWKGLQKLRMWAEGYELGTE, encoded by the coding sequence ATGGATATATCAGGCCAAGTGCAGACAGAGTTTCAGTATGCTGATTTTGGAGACGCACGACTCACCGACCGATTGGTACAGATTGGGGATGAACTCGGCAGTGCACCTGCCGAGTCCATCCCGATTGCCTGCGAGGACTTGGCGTCCACCAAGGCTACATACCGATTTTGCGATAATGAGAGTGTGAACTCCGCCAAAATCATCGCATCCCACAGGCAAGCACAACTCTCTCGAATCAAAGAGATGGACCAACTCTTGGTCGTCTCGGATACGACCGAACTTATCTTTCCGAGACATCCATCAAAGGAAGGTCTCGGCGATATCGGCACGTCTGAGATGGATCTCGAAGGCGTCAAACTCCACTCGACGATCGGCATCGACCCACAGACTCACAACATGACGGGGGTCATCGATCAGCAGGCGCTGATCGAGGACCGACAGGCAGTCACAACACACGACGCAAACGGCAAAGATGAGCCGATACTGCTTGAGACTCGCCACGAAAAGTGGATCCGTGGAGATCGACGCGCCAGAACGTGGCTTCCCACAGACGTGCGACCGATTTTTATTCACGACCGTGGAGCAGACGACTTCTCGTTGTACGCTGAAATCATCGAAGAGATGGACAACGCTGGCTTCGTCGTGCGTGCGCAGTATAACAGATGGATCCGCACCCCGGCTGGAGAGGATGACAAACTCTTCGACTGGAGTGGCGACCTTCCCGAGGAAGGTCGCACGACACTCGACATTCAACAGGCTGGCGGGAGAAAAGCACGAACTGCGGAGCTGTCGATTGCACTGGGAACGTGTCAGCTTCCGTCGACACAAGCTGCTCCTGCTGGAGCAGACCCTCTTTCAGTGAACGTCGTCCGAGTTGACGAGATCGGCAAGAGTGAGGACCCGATTCAGTGGGTGTTACTCACCACTGAATCGGTTGGAACTCTGGAAGAGGCGTTGACCATCCTCGAATATTACGGTCTGCGCTGGCGAATCGAAGAGTGGCACAAGGCGCTGAAAACAGGCTGTCGGATCGAAGAGCGGCAACTCCAGACGTGGGAACGGATGGACGTGTTATTGGGTGTGTACTCGGTGATTGCGTGGAAAGTACTGGAGTTACGAAACCTGGCTCGTGGGAATCCATCGGCTGATCCAGAAGTGTTGTTGAGCGACGCCGAACGCGCAGTTCTGGAAGCAAAACATCCAGAACTGCGCGGGGAGAGTGGCAAAGCCTACGCAGTAAGTGTGGCAAAGCTCGGCGGGTATCTTGACCGCAATTCGGATCCGCCACCAGGGTGGCAGGCGATGTGGAAAGGGCTGCAGAAGCTTCGGATGTGGGCGGAAGGCTACGAACTCGGCACTGAATAA
- a CDS encoding antitoxin VapB family protein: MGTKTIGIRDDVYERLKARKREGESFTELMDRLLDETTVDWRDGFGTLTDQDADELEQIVRNSRDRLADGLSTRQQETLSELAEIEGDDETA; encoded by the coding sequence ATGGGGACAAAAACAATCGGAATCCGCGATGATGTGTATGAGCGGTTGAAGGCACGCAAACGAGAGGGTGAGAGTTTTACCGAGTTGATGGATCGCCTCTTGGATGAGACGACGGTTGATTGGAGAGACGGATTTGGAACGCTCACCGACCAAGATGCCGACGAACTCGAACAGATTGTTCGGAACTCCCGTGACCGGCTAGCAGACGGACTCTCTACACGTCAACAAGAGACTCTCAGTGAGTTAGCGGAAATCGAGGGAGACGATGAAACTGCTTGA
- a CDS encoding IS5 family transposase, with protein sequence MNLTTRLTEELVSLAKSYSDDAEEAAAPEGGGSFAEWAMISLHGLRIFLEKSYVMTIDLLETMTQILEIIGLEPDDLPAPSTLNKWLDRIEMAVWRVLLRHSAQLHNPSPDAAVDATYYERSPASKHYCDRTNYRVQTIEATKLVDTETQAILDVHCTTTREGSDADVCAQLARRYPGELRTLAADKGYDSQELREQLRELGIRPLVKHRVFAPYDHAHNARINDDLYNQRSMTETANSSVKRSYGSAVRAREWYREFREIALMCLVYNIKRYVKP encoded by the coding sequence ATGAACCTTACCACCCGCCTCACCGAGGAATTAGTCTCGCTCGCCAAAAGTTATTCCGACGATGCTGAGGAAGCTGCCGCCCCGGAAGGTGGCGGCAGCTTCGCTGAATGGGCGATGATTTCGCTTCACGGCTTGCGAATTTTCCTTGAGAAATCCTACGTGATGACAATCGACCTGTTAGAGACAATGACGCAAATTCTGGAGATTATTGGCCTTGAACCGGACGATCTCCCGGCACCATCCACGTTGAATAAGTGGCTCGACAGGATTGAGATGGCAGTTTGGCGAGTGCTGCTGCGCCACTCGGCGCAGTTGCACAATCCCTCTCCCGACGCTGCCGTTGACGCTACCTACTACGAACGCTCTCCGGCCAGCAAACACTACTGTGACCGCACGAACTACCGCGTTCAGACCATCGAGGCGACGAAACTCGTCGATACAGAGACGCAAGCGATCCTTGACGTACACTGCACCACGACCAGAGAAGGGAGTGACGCCGATGTCTGTGCGCAACTCGCCCGGCGCTACCCGGGCGAGTTACGCACGCTTGCCGCCGATAAGGGCTACGACAGCCAAGAGTTACGCGAGCAACTCCGTGAACTCGGCATCAGACCACTCGTCAAACATCGTGTGTTCGCGCCCTACGATCACGCACACAACGCCCGAATTAACGACGATCTCTACAATCAGCGCTCGATGACCGAAACCGCCAACTCCTCGGTCAAGCGCTCGTACGGCTCGGCCGTCCGAGCGCGTGAATGGTACCGCGAGTTCCGCGAGATTGCCCTGATGTGTCTCGTCTACAACATCAAACGCTACGTCAAACCATGA
- a CDS encoding SHOCT domain-containing protein has translation MVLAVTSGGLSLFAFFIFAVFAFDGPGLFWLVLSVVPGMISVSALLLTLFVLWPIYLSLIGQIDSPHEYGTDRSDAQSNGDDPVALLKREFAQGNISEEEFERRLEVLLDTDLSLGDLGERRPDSERPTNPTVNEEVEEFDHV, from the coding sequence TTGGTACTGGCGGTAACGTCCGGGGGACTGAGCCTGTTTGCGTTCTTTATTTTTGCCGTCTTTGCCTTCGACGGGCCGGGGTTGTTTTGGCTTGTCCTTTCAGTGGTCCCCGGGATGATCAGCGTCTCGGCCCTCCTGTTGACCCTGTTCGTTCTCTGGCCGATATACCTCTCGCTCATCGGTCAGATCGATTCGCCCCACGAGTACGGAACTGATCGTTCGGACGCTCAGTCTAACGGAGATGATCCCGTAGCACTTCTCAAACGCGAGTTCGCACAGGGAAACATCTCGGAAGAAGAATTCGAACGCCGATTGGAAGTCTTGCTTGATACCGATCTGTCACTGGGAGATCTCGGTGAGAGACGCCCCGACAGCGAGCGTCCGACGAACCCAACTGTCAATGAAGAAGTTGAGGAATTCGACCACGTGTGA
- a CDS encoding type II toxin-antitoxin system VapC family toxin, translating into MKLLDTTFLIHYWAGRETVEGYLETHEEDEFVTTTLNIKELAVGRAMQEKLDPVEVQTVFGWTTIIPFRQEHAFIAGELEAQLHQNERINQDKINSLAADLLIAAVAKETGATVVTQNTEDFQLFDGVSVDVY; encoded by the coding sequence ATGAAACTGCTTGATACGACGTTTCTCATCCACTATTGGGCGGGACGAGAAACAGTAGAAGGGTATCTCGAAACACACGAAGAAGACGAGTTTGTGACAACAACACTGAATATCAAAGAACTCGCTGTCGGACGGGCAATGCAGGAGAAACTTGACCCGGTGGAGGTACAGACCGTCTTTGGGTGGACGACGATCATTCCGTTTCGGCAGGAACACGCTTTCATTGCTGGAGAGTTAGAAGCGCAACTCCATCAAAATGAGCGGATCAATCAAGACAAGATCAATTCTCTCGCTGCCGATTTGTTGATTGCTGCTGTTGCGAAAGAAACTGGTGCAACGGTTGTCACACAGAACACGGAAGACTTCCAGCTATTTGATGGAGTGTCGGTAGATGTGTATTAA
- a CDS encoding SHOCT domain-containing protein, protein MRSPAIPRNWQILIGLVYVAFFLYMVVVMQLVVTALVVLLLVTLGGYLTWRVWRVFRLHEERLESETDLDDQTGTESKLGDDPVDSLKQQYASGELSEAEFEEQLEQLLVGDNDSETGDDFDPRFEEETDTHETETSKRETD, encoded by the coding sequence ATGCGCTCGCCCGCTATTCCCCGCAACTGGCAGATCCTGATCGGCCTCGTGTACGTGGCATTTTTCCTCTATATGGTCGTCGTGATGCAATTGGTGGTGACCGCTCTCGTCGTTCTTCTTCTCGTAACACTGGGTGGATACCTTACTTGGCGCGTCTGGCGGGTATTCAGATTGCACGAGGAGCGACTCGAATCAGAAACCGACCTTGACGATCAGACAGGAACCGAAAGCAAACTGGGAGACGACCCTGTGGACTCGCTCAAACAACAATACGCCAGTGGCGAACTGTCGGAAGCAGAATTTGAGGAACAACTCGAACAACTGCTCGTTGGTGATAACGACTCCGAAACTGGAGACGATTTCGACCCCAGGTTCGAAGAGGAGACTGATACCCACGAAACAGAAACCTCGAAAAGAGAAACTGACTGA